The DNA window TAGATATGGGGGACCGACGGACCGAAAATTGATCAAGGAGTGCTTCCTCCAAGGCCATAGGCTTTAAACGTCTGGAGAAATAGCGTTGAAAAGCAGAAAAATCAGCCCGTCAAAATTTAGGTGGTAGATTTAGGTTTCTTCTTGACCCTGTCTTTTGCTTATTCTATACTCTATCCAGGAATAATTTTCTTAATCGTTAGCAAACTAATTAATTGATTAATATAATGTGGAGAAACTTATGGCGACTAAATCGGCAACGAAACTGGTCGACGCCCTTTCCGCCCGGACCCATTTTGGGGAAATGATGGAAGAAGCGGAGAAGGAAAAAACTCGGTTCCTGGTGAGTAGGCGGGGAAAACCAAAAGTAGTCATTTTAAGTGTGGAAGACTATCTGAAGAACGTCGTAAAACAACCTGAGATTTTGACCACCATTCAGCGCAGCGCGCGGAAAGCCGGGCTGGACGAGATGAGCGACGAAGAAATTGAAGGCGAGATCGCTTCTTACCGCCGGTCCAAGACCAAGAAGGGAATTCCTGTCAACACTCAGAAAGACGGCCTTATGGGTCGTCCCAAAGATTACCGTCGATGGCGTGACTACTGACCCGGATGACAATGCCTTTTTAGAATGTGCTTTGGAATCCAAGGCTGACTTTTTGATCACCGGTAACATCCACCATTTTCCCGAAAAAAAATTCCGCAATACTTCGATTGTCCCTCCTGCCGAATTCGTTTCCCATGCGGCGAAACTAATCAGGTAGAGAATCAATGGAATCGTCGCTTTCCAATACCCCGCCTGCTTTTCCTTGAAATCAAAACCATTTTTTCATTTCTTGGTCACCGAGGGGGCCATGAGCTGGCGTACCGGCCTGATCGCTCATCGGAATTCTCGAAACCATGATCCCACCAAAAAAAATGTAATCTACCGGATTAATAGACAATTTAGACAACGGGCGTCGATATTTTGAGCGCATAAATAAGGGGTGGGAAACAGACTAAATGGGGAATTGAAAAACTCCCGGAGGGTTTCCCCTCCAGGAGTTTGGACGTATTGCTATTACTGAGGGTAGGCTCCAGTGCCCAACACAGGCAAAATAAGAATATAAGCTACCCAAAAAAGAAACCTCCTGTCCCCTTTTGTCCGTCCCCTTTTATTTTCAGCTCCCAAGGGGAACCGGCGTTTGTACGGCCGATTCCCTGCTATTGGTTCCTAATCGCTATTAAGGCAATGTATTCTTCACAATACTCGCTGCATCACTGGGCAACAGCAGTCGTTCCGCCACGAGTTTGTCGGCCATCGCTTTTAATTTAGTCTGATAGACGACATTGTCGGTGTACCGTTCTTCCAAGGACGGACGCGGATCATTATTCGTTATCCGTTCGGCCTTGGTCTTCGCAAAGGGAATATAAGAGCCTTGAATGCTGCACAGATCATCCTGCGCAAAACCCTCAGCACGCGTGTTGCGACCTGAATAGGTCGCGATCGGTACCGCCACCTGCGGCATCACCACCCCATCCATGCCGTTCCCATCCGCATTCACCCGTGTAACCGAGACCGGATAGAAAGCAGCGGGAACCGGCCATGGGACCCGACTGTAATCCACAGGGTAAGGCTTGCTGACCGCCCAGTTAAATGGTGCGCCTGGAATACGTGGAAACATTGCCGCGAGTTGATCAACACTAACGCGTCCATCGGAAGGCCTGGAAGGATAGCGGCTTGTTGGTGGCTCAATACCCTGGCCAACCCACTGGCCCATATCCGCAAGCAACGCACGCCAGGGGGCTGCCAATGACAGTGGGTTAAGTAGTTGCTGGCAGAATGCACGCATAGTGGGATTGCCCGGCACATGTGCAAGGCTTGCGATCAGATAGGCACGTACGTTCTTGGGCAAAACGAGAGGCTTGCCCGTCGTGTCAGTGACAACAAGAGAGTTGTACGAGCCCCAGGTCTCGGACTCGGTATCCACCTGCATGATCTTAGGGCAGCTTTTACTCTCTGAGCAGCGCTTCAATAGCCCGTCGGTCTTGCCCGAGATTGGGTCAAACAGGGTGGCGTAAGTGAACGGGAATTGGGCACCCGGGAACCCCCAGTAATCGTGCTGCCATTGGGGACTCACGTTCGGCTGGGCAAAGCGGTAATTGATGAATGCCCGCTTTGCACCGGCGATGGTCGGTACCACCCCGTCAAATATTCTTCGACCCTTTTCGTCAATATTGAAGTCCTGATACACATAATCTCGCAGGAACCTCCCACTTTGGGAGGCCCCGGTAGCTATCGCCCTCTTGACTGAGGACTTTCCCGCAACGAACAGCGGATTCTGTTTGCCACTTTCGTCAACTGCCGCGTATCGCAGGAATGAGATCACGTCCCGTACCGACACAAATGCCAGACCCATAACGATCGGTTGCGTAGCGGGGTAATAGAGATTGAATATTGCTCCGAGGTCAGTGCCGTTAGGCCGCTTTATCTCGATTGTGCGTTCATCGATGAACCTGACAATGGAAGAGGCGTCCAATTTCATCGGCTCAGAAGCGGCTAATTTCCGGTAGTATAGGGCTATCTTAGACGAATCAAGCGTCATCGAGGGGTAGGTGAGTTTCCACTGGAAGGTCAAGGCCGATGGGGCAACCGCAGCAACGCCGAGCGCAGAGCCGTCAAGGCGTATCTCTTCGTGACTGGTACCGACCAGAGCCTTGCCATTTTCTGTTGCGATTGGAAATACAGCGGCCATGGCACCACCGCCTACAGCGTTGGCCGTCGACGGAAAATCGCTCTGCCATCCGCTCCAGACCCATGTAAACCCTTGCTCCAACAGTGTTGTATCTCCGGTCGGCTGAGCAGGGACCGGTTGAGCAAAGTTGGCTGTGCCGAGTAACATAACCAATGAAAACTTGCGGCCCCGGTTCAATACATCATACAGGAGTTGACCGTTCCCTTTGGGCACATCAATCGGTTTGAGAATCGCAATATCGGCTGAATACTCGACCATGCCTTGATCATTCCGGGGTGCCTTATCAAGATCGATGATTCCCTTATTCCGGGAGGACCTGGGGTTAGCCACCCCGTACACCTTACCGACCAGGAACTCGTATCGGCCTACAGAACCAAATGAAGTGCCACCGAAAGCAGGACTGATTTTGTTGCTGATCTCGATTCGAGTGATGCGCGATTGTTTTGCCGAGGGGCTGTCTGCTTCGGTGTAAGTAATCAATCCGCCACTTGCCACGAGAACCAATACCACTAAAACCAATACAGACAGTCGCTTTTTTAACATTGTTTGCCTCCTTTTTTGATGGTCACCAGTAGGTGATCCCTGTTTTCTTCTTCCAGTCTTCTTCAAACCGTTCGTCGAAATAGTTTTCGAGTTTCTTCAGAAGTCGCTTCCAACCCGGCGTATGCTCGTATTTTAGAAGGTCCTCAAGAAAAGGAACGATTTCTGCCAGCTTTTCTTTCGGCAGGTAGACCCCGGCACCCAGATCATGGGACTTTTTGAGAGCCTCGGCGTTCAGAGCATGGGCCGTCAGCATGGCCACCTTGAATTTCCGGGAGACGGCCATTTCAAGGAGCTCGAAGCCGCGGACACCCATGATGTCCAAAACGACCATATCGTACTCCTTTGATTTCAGCAGGGCCATTGCCCCTTCGTAGCTGGTAGCCTTGTCGATGGTGCAGCCCGGACAGGCCCCGAGGATCTCTTCTTCCAGTACCGCCAGGACGTCCGGTTCATCATCAACCGCCAGTATCTTCTTACCCTTTAAAACCGATTCTGTCATCGTGTTCCTTCCTTGCCCTTAATACGAAAATAAATTTTTAACCACCCGTAGCCTCTGCTGGGGCGCTGTAGGGGCGGGTTTAAAACCCGTCCCTACGGAAGTATTTTCATGCTCGCGGGTGCCTGACAGGGCATGGGGGTTTAATAAGTGACCTACGGCCATGAGCCGTTGGCCGGATGATATTCAACACGGGTACAACGGTTACATAGGCATATTCCCATGCCTTTTAAAAACCGTCAAATTCCTGGATTTGGTTCGCAGGAATTGTAAAGAACGGATAAGTATCCTTCTTGTTTCCGCCGGATCAATCACATCCTCGGCATAGAGATTCCCGGAGGCATTGATAATCGGATTGGCGTATCTTTCGCGGTACTGACGGACCATCTCCGCCCGGAAGGCCTCTTTATCTTCGGCCTTGGCGATCTCGTCGGCATAGAACAGGTCGACCGACTGCTGTGCCCCGAGAATCCCGGCCTCGGCCGAAGGCCAGTAAAAGGTGAAGTCCACCTTCATACCCGGTGTGATGCCCATGCCCAGATTGCCGCCGCCGTAAGACTTGCGCAGAATAAGGCCTATACGGGGCACGGTGGACTCGCAGAGGGCGTAGAGCACCTTGGCGCCATGGCGGATGATTCCTCTGTGCTCCTGGGCCGAGCCGGGCATATAGGCCGGTGTGTCGATAAGCAGGATGAGCGGTATATTGAAGGCATCGCAGAACCGGATAAAACGGGCCTCTTTGTCGGAGCTGTCCACGGTGAGACTTCCGGCGCGGATCATGGGTTGATTGGCTATGAAACCGACGCTGTGCCCTCCAAGACGGGAGAAGCCCACGACAATCTCCCCGGCAAATTCGGGCTTTATTTCAAAAAAATCCCCCTTATCGGCCAGGCGGGTAATCACCTTGCGGACGTCATAAGCCCTGCTCGGTGATTCCGGTATGATCGAGGCCAGGCCCTCATCCAGGCGGTCTGGATCATCTCCGGTATCTGACAGCGGGGAAAGTTCTTGGTTGTTTTGAGGAAGAAAAGAAAGGAGTCTTCTTAGGCCGATAAAGCACTCCTGTTCATTCTTGAACCTCAGATCGGCCACACCCGAGACCCTGGTGTGGACCCTGGCCCCGCCCAATTCTTCCAGGCCGATTTCTTCCCCTAAAGTCGACTTGACGATTCGCGGGCCGGTGATGAACAGGTGGCTGATACCATCGACCATGAATATAAAATCGGTGAGGGCCGGAGAATAAGCGGCCGTGCCGGCGCAACTCCCCAGGATCGCAGAGATCTGGGGTATCACTCCCGAGGCTTGGGTGTTGGGGTAAAAGACGGAGGCCTCATGTTTGTCGCTGTTCGGAACGACACCGGCGTTTCCGCCGTCATCAGGTCTTTCCACCCTGGCCCCAGGGGAATCAAACAGTCCTATGAGGGGAACCCGCATCTCAATGGCTCGTTCAATGGTCCGGTGCACCTTGAATCCATGCCAATGGCTCATGGAACCGCCGGCAACGGTCGCGTCCTGTGAAAAGACACAGACAGGCCTCCCATGTATCATTCCTGCCCCGGTCACTACGCCTTCAGCGGGGAGTCCATGGGCGTGCCCGAGCAACATATTCCATTCCTGGAAACTTCCGGAGTCGAGCAAAAGGTCGATCCTCTCCCTGGCGGTCAGTTTTCCGGCCTTATGCTGTCGGTCAATGCGCTCCCGGCCTCCGCCGAGAAGGGTTTTCGCTTTGGCAGCCCGGAGTTCTTCCAATCGCCCATTCATTTTTCGCTCCTGACCCTGTTGCCCCCAGGGGCGATTTCAACCAGCCTGGTCTTCTTGGCCGTTTCTCTTGGTATGGAACCCGGAGGTACCCAGAGAAATTTTGGTCTCAGACGCACCGTCTCCTTAAAGGCCTTCTCCATTTCATCTTCCAGGGCGACGATGTCCTTTTCCCCCAGGCCCTGCCCGTACTCGATCCGGATGGTGAGCGGAGGCGTGATGGCCGGTCCCGGCTTATCCAGGAGGATCTTGAAAAACCCGGTGACCCTCGGAACAAATTTCACTATTTCTTTTTTGATCGCCTCGGGAAAGACGTTCACGCCTTTGACGATGAGCATGTCGTCGGCCCGGCCGATGATTTTGAATTTCAAACCGGTCCTCCCGCAACTGCATGGGCTTGTAAATACCTGAAGGAGATCCCCATAGGCGTACCTCTGAAATGGTGTTCCTTCCCATTCGAGGAAGGTCATGACCATTTCTCCTACGGCTCCGTTTTCTATTTCGATGTTTTTTTTGGTCTTGGGGTCGACAAGTTCCAGGATACAGTAGTCGGCCGAGGTGAAGTGCATACCGCTGTACACCTCCGGTGGCTCCAGGCATTCGGCCCCCTGAAAGCTGTGGCCCCCTCCGGTCTGGTCACAGATGTGCGCTCCTCCGAAGCCCGCCGATAAAAGCTTACGCACCTCAATGTTGCCTGCACCAGGCTCTCCTACAGGAAAAATCCATTTCAGACCAAGGGTTCCGGCTTCTCTTCCTATCAGTTTGGGACACTGTTCCAAAAGGTACTGGGCAAAGGAAGGTGTGGTAAAGAGCGCTTGGGGACGGGTCAGATCGATAAAGTCGAGGACCCTTTTGGTTCCCCCATCGGCCCCGACCGGCACGGCGCAGGCCCCCGAATGCATTATCCCCTGCGATAAGGGAAGCCCCCCGGTAAACATACTGAGGGACAGACCCTGAAGGATCCGGTGGCCTGGCCTTATGCCCACCATCCAAAGCCTTCTGGCGTGCAGCTCATTCATGATATTCACGTCATGCTGGGTCAGGGCATAAAGGGTCGGGGTGCCGGTAGTACCGGAGGTCGAGTTCAGTCTGACGATTTTTTCCTGAGGCGCACAGGTGATAGTGCCCGGTCCGAAGGGATGTCCTAATTCTGCGGTCGAGGCCTCCTGGGTTCTCTTCTGTTCGTCCTTGCCCGTCAGGGGGATATTTCGAAAATCTTCCCAACTCCGGACATCTTCCGGTTTCATCCCCGCTTCATTAAATTTTCTCCGGTAGAGCAACGAGTTGGTGTAGTTGTAAACGATCTGTTTCTTTAGTCTTTCCAACTGGATTGCAGCCATTTGGTCCGAAGACATGGTCTCTATTTCAGTATCCCAGTATGGATCGATTGTTTGTCTGACCAACATTTTCTCCTTTCTCCAAAACTTC is part of the Deltaproteobacteria bacterium genome and encodes:
- a CDS encoding type II toxin-antitoxin system prevent-host-death family antitoxin encodes the protein MATKSATKLVDALSARTHFGEMMEEAEKEKTRFLVSRRGKPKVVILSVEDYLKNVVKQPEILTTIQRSARKAGLDEMSDEEIEGEIASYRRSKTKKGIPVNTQKDGLMGRPKDYRRWRDY
- a CDS encoding PIN domain-containing protein — translated: MTTDPDDNAFLECALESKADFLITGNIHHFPEKKFRNTSIVPPAEFVSHAAKLIR
- a CDS encoding response regulator — translated: MTESVLKGKKILAVDDEPDVLAVLEEEILGACPGCTIDKATSYEGAMALLKSKEYDMVVLDIMGVRGFELLEMAVSRKFKVAMLTAHALNAEALKKSHDLGAGVYLPKEKLAEIVPFLEDLLKYEHTPGWKRLLKKLENYFDERFEEDWKKKTGITYW
- a CDS encoding acyl-CoA carboxylase subunit beta; translation: MNGRLEELRAAKAKTLLGGGRERIDRQHKAGKLTARERIDLLLDSGSFQEWNMLLGHAHGLPAEGVVTGAGMIHGRPVCVFSQDATVAGGSMSHWHGFKVHRTIERAIEMRVPLIGLFDSPGARVERPDDGGNAGVVPNSDKHEASVFYPNTQASGVIPQISAILGSCAGTAAYSPALTDFIFMVDGISHLFITGPRIVKSTLGEEIGLEELGGARVHTRVSGVADLRFKNEQECFIGLRRLLSFLPQNNQELSPLSDTGDDPDRLDEGLASIIPESPSRAYDVRKVITRLADKGDFFEIKPEFAGEIVVGFSRLGGHSVGFIANQPMIRAGSLTVDSSDKEARFIRFCDAFNIPLILLIDTPAYMPGSAQEHRGIIRHGAKVLYALCESTVPRIGLILRKSYGGGNLGMGITPGMKVDFTFYWPSAEAGILGAQQSVDLFYADEIAKAEDKEAFRAEMVRQYRERYANPIINASGNLYAEDVIDPAETRRILIRSLQFLRTKSRNLTVFKRHGNMPM